Proteins found in one Podarcis muralis chromosome 5, rPodMur119.hap1.1, whole genome shotgun sequence genomic segment:
- the KIAA0040 gene encoding uncharacterized protein KIAA0040 homolog has protein sequence MEQISQFFHSIWTFILSKHQEGVYNTVCLAVLLGLPTLVLLVGIFVCCHCCFCGGRRKDSGSYSTSEKRRKKMRRRKKEEDLWISAQPKALMLEKRPSLLA, from the coding sequence ATGGAGCAGATCAGTCAGTTTTTCCACTCGATCTGGACTTTCATCCTCTCCAAACACCAGGAGGGGGTCTACAACACCGTCTGCCTGGCGGTGCTTCTGGGGCTCCCCACCCTCGTGCTCCTGGTCGGCATCTTTGTGTGTTGCCACTGCTGTTTCTGTGGCGGTCGGAGGAAGGACAGCGGTAGCTACAGCACGAgtgagaagagaagaaagaagatgaggaggagaaagaaggaagaggaCCTGTGGATTTCTGCACAGCCCAAAGCACTCATGCTGGAAAAGAGGCCATCACTGCTGGCCTAG